Proteins encoded together in one bacterium window:
- a CDS encoding 6-bladed beta-propeller translates to MRLFHSLPNKGRRPEPVSRIFKAILVLIIILNPLISPGQVEYDPRLEEAGLTFKEGFAQYNEGKFEEAIETFRETLALSPGFERAWYYLGGAYYRLGLLDEAVYAWEEFMRLAGEDRELRRRINNIYHLSRPQGLETLTSYQHLTAFMGNRWDEAGFHNPTGLVLDSEGNLYLVSFSSHRIVKLSPTGLPLLELGGVGEGQGRFLNPFGIALDSEGNIYVTDFGNHRVQKFDPKGNFLLSFGQPGQGDGEFLGPEGITVDQDGNIYVVDNGNARIEKFDPGGKFLLQMGKFGRRPGELDRPVGVGLDAEGDIWVSDAGNHRVVEFDSSGNFLRLFPLPPGLLEPRGLVFETSGYLYLAAASGVVLRLDLADFNWNCLKTWNGKKGRFSTPSDVALDRYGALWVVDYERHRADSFMPSHFKLAGLNILTNQVILDHFPKVVYSVTVATDDGRPVMGLTENNFKIVEDGVRFLLFGFSDLYQEKSDRLLIILVLDVRLRMEEHRDKLNEVFKQLINSLKPGTSIEIITFADKVDLIQPRTPNRDLLWDKIVTRESVIQEDRDVLWKALHTAVKETVNLPTRKLILLFSEQEEPARQSYLYDEAINYAKINQCPVYSIDFTIGQNSDLLKRIAKETNGEYISVYRDGKQTANLYQEIESKLKGQGQYVLSYESPVKKWTGSWIDATISVGYFDLYAEDKRGYFVPPSQTKAPH, encoded by the coding sequence ATGAGGCTATTCCATAGTCTACCGAATAAAGGCCGCCGACCAGAGCCGGTTAGCCGGATCTTCAAGGCCATCCTGGTATTGATTATTATCTTGAATCCGCTAATATCTCCTGGCCAGGTGGAATATGACCCCCGTCTGGAGGAGGCCGGCCTTACCTTTAAAGAGGGGTTTGCCCAATATAATGAAGGGAAATTTGAGGAAGCTATTGAGACCTTTAGAGAAACCTTAGCCCTTTCTCCCGGCTTTGAACGGGCCTGGTATTACCTGGGTGGGGCCTATTATCGGTTGGGGTTGCTGGATGAGGCTGTTTATGCCTGGGAAGAATTTATGAGGTTGGCCGGCGAAGACAGGGAGCTTCGGCGGCGGATAAATAATATTTACCACTTAAGTAGACCTCAAGGCCTGGAGACCCTTACCTCATATCAGCATCTAACCGCTTTTATGGGAAATCGTTGGGATGAGGCCGGCTTCCATAATCCTACCGGCCTAGTCTTAGATAGTGAGGGCAATCTTTATCTGGTTAGTTTCTCTTCTCACCGGATAGTGAAGCTCTCACCTACCGGGCTTCCTTTACTTGAGCTTGGAGGGGTAGGCGAAGGACAGGGCCGGTTTCTGAATCCCTTTGGCATTGCCCTTGATTCTGAAGGCAATATCTATGTGACTGATTTTGGTAATCACCGGGTTCAAAAATTCGATCCGAAAGGCAATTTCCTGTTAAGTTTTGGTCAGCCAGGCCAGGGAGATGGGGAATTTCTGGGGCCGGAAGGGATTACGGTTGACCAGGATGGAAATATCTATGTAGTAGATAACGGTAATGCCAGGATAGAGAAATTTGACCCTGGGGGAAAATTCCTTCTTCAGATGGGGAAATTTGGCCGCCGGCCAGGGGAATTGGATCGGCCGGTGGGTGTGGGTCTTGATGCCGAAGGCGATATCTGGGTTAGCGATGCCGGGAACCACCGAGTAGTTGAATTTGATAGTAGCGGGAATTTCTTGAGGTTGTTTCCACTGCCTCCCGGTCTTCTTGAGCCCAGGGGACTGGTGTTCGAGACCAGCGGTTACCTCTATCTAGCCGCGGCTTCCGGGGTGGTCTTAAGACTTGATCTGGCTGATTTCAATTGGAATTGCCTTAAGACCTGGAACGGAAAAAAGGGGAGATTTTCTACTCCATCCGATGTGGCCTTAGACCGCTACGGCGCCCTCTGGGTGGTTGACTATGAACGTCATAGGGCTGATTCTTTTATGCCTTCCCATTTTAAGCTGGCCGGTTTAAATATCCTTACTAACCAGGTTATATTAGATCATTTTCCAAAGGTTGTCTATTCAGTTACGGTAGCTACTGATGATGGCCGACCGGTCATGGGGCTGACCGAAAACAATTTTAAGATTGTCGAAGATGGAGTGAGGTTCCTTCTTTTCGGTTTCAGTGATCTCTATCAAGAAAAGAGCGATCGTCTGCTTATCATTCTGGTTCTGGATGTTCGCTTAAGGATGGAAGAACACAGAGACAAGCTCAATGAGGTGTTCAAACAGTTGATCAATTCCCTCAAACCGGGCACATCAATAGAGATAATTACCTTTGCTGATAAGGTGGATTTGATTCAGCCCAGAACGCCTAATCGTGACCTGCTCTGGGATAAGATCGTCACTCGGGAAAGTGTGATTCAGGAAGATAGAGATGTCCTCTGGAAGGCCCTCCATACAGCGGTTAAAGAGACCGTTAATCTGCCGACCAGAAAGCTCATCCTTCTCTTCAGCGAGCAGGAAGAGCCGGCCAGGCAAAGCTACTTGTATGATGAGGCCATCAATTATGCCAAAATAAACCAATGCCCTGTTTACTCTATTGACTTCACTATCGGCCAAAACAGCGATCTCTTGAAACGAATAGCCAAAGAGACCAATGGGGAATATATCTCTGTCTACCGGGACGGGAAACAGACGGCCAATCTCTATCAAGAGATAGAGTCAAAGCTAAAAGGGCAGGGCCAATATGTCCTCTCTTATGAATCACCGGTGAAAAAATGGACCGGTTCCTGGATTGATGCCACCATTTCTGTCGGCTATTTTGACCTCTATGCCGAGGACAAACGGGGCTACTTTGTTCCCCCCAGCCAGACAAAAGCCCCTCATTAG